One window of Chloroflexus aggregans DSM 9485 genomic DNA carries:
- a CDS encoding electron transfer flavoprotein subunit alpha/FixB family protein — protein MGGVLVILEAIGTDLAAISRELLGKGRQLADTLGGPLAALAIGPTTSVAAQAGAFGADQVYTVQAPVLAQYTTDGYVAAAMAAVQTCNPALILAGSSFQMRDFGAALATDLNAGLVVDVTDLQVVDGALQATRPSHGGNVINTYRFAAGKPVVALVRKQSFPEATAQPDRSVPITELTISDLTPRTEVVSVVPKAGAVNLTDAAIIVTGGRGLGNKDNYYRLIPPLAEVLGGAYGASRAIVDDGWVPYEHQVGQTGKTVSPKLYIAAGVSGAIQHLAGMRTSRTIVAINKDPEAPIFRIATFGVVGDVNEILPLLTEEVKRRLNR, from the coding sequence ATGGGCGGCGTATTAGTGATTCTCGAAGCCATTGGTACCGATTTGGCCGCTATTTCACGCGAATTGCTCGGCAAGGGCCGGCAATTGGCCGATACGTTGGGTGGACCACTGGCCGCACTGGCGATTGGCCCGACGACATCTGTCGCAGCGCAGGCCGGTGCTTTCGGCGCCGATCAGGTCTATACGGTACAGGCACCGGTGCTGGCTCAATATACGACCGATGGATACGTTGCAGCCGCAATGGCCGCAGTGCAGACGTGCAATCCGGCACTCATTTTGGCCGGTAGCAGTTTTCAGATGCGTGATTTTGGTGCAGCACTGGCGACCGATCTCAATGCCGGTCTGGTTGTTGATGTGACCGATCTGCAAGTTGTCGATGGTGCACTCCAAGCGACCCGACCTTCACACGGCGGAAATGTGATCAATACCTATCGGTTTGCTGCCGGTAAGCCGGTGGTGGCACTGGTGCGGAAGCAGAGTTTCCCAGAAGCAACCGCTCAACCCGACCGCAGTGTACCGATCACCGAACTCACTATCTCTGATCTTACTCCGCGTACCGAGGTCGTATCGGTAGTGCCAAAAGCCGGAGCCGTTAATCTTACCGATGCAGCGATTATTGTCACCGGTGGTCGTGGATTGGGGAACAAAGATAACTACTACCGCCTCATTCCACCTTTGGCCGAGGTACTGGGCGGTGCGTATGGAGCTTCACGTGCTATTGTCGATGATGGCTGGGTTCCCTACGAGCACCAAGTCGGTCAAACCGGTAAGACGGTGAGTCCCAAACTGTATATCGCAGCCGGTGTGAGCGGGGCAATCCAGCACTTGGCCGGTATGCGAACGAGTCGCACGATTGTGGCGATCAACAAAGACCCTGAGGCGCCGATCTTCCGCATTGCAACGTTTGGCGTGGTCGGTGATGTCAATGAAATCCTGCCGTTGCTGACAGAAGAGGTGAAGCGGCGGCTGAATCGCTAA
- a CDS encoding glycosyltransferase family 4 protein yields the protein MRILMLSPYPPYPPHSGGALRIYHLLRGLVNRYSVTLLTFAPDATAIAALQPLRALAQVEVVLGPPSRSLAQRVLTTLCSPLPDMALRNASASYAAKLTELLTKTQFDVVLAESIEMAPYLLQAARRGFYTILDEFNAEYLLQRRAALNDLRRLPQPTALIGGSYSLIQWLKLAVFERRVLETAQRVLVVSPEDAAALRRLVPRARLELVPNGVDCSHFVPPTTPPPPSHDLVFIGTLDYRPNVDAVLWFAHEVLPLIRAQLPDMRLRLIGRRPHRALAALHDDETVIVTGEVADTRPALTRAAAVVIPMRIGGGSRLKLLEALAMAAPVVCTTMGAEGIPGLCDGEHLLLADTPQAMAHAVLRLVTDRSLAWQLGQAGRAFVCAHYDWSQIVPRLIAVLAD from the coding sequence ATGCGTATTTTGATGCTCTCGCCATACCCGCCTTATCCACCCCATAGCGGTGGTGCGCTGCGGATCTATCACCTGTTGCGTGGATTGGTTAACCGTTACTCCGTGACGTTACTGACGTTCGCCCCTGATGCAACAGCGATTGCCGCTCTGCAACCACTCCGCGCATTGGCTCAGGTTGAAGTTGTGCTTGGCCCGCCGTCTCGTTCGCTAGCCCAACGTGTCCTGACAACGCTATGCAGTCCGTTGCCTGATATGGCATTGCGTAATGCGAGTGCTTCGTATGCCGCAAAACTGACCGAATTGCTGACCAAGACGCAGTTTGATGTGGTGTTGGCCGAAAGTATCGAGATGGCACCGTACTTATTGCAGGCCGCGCGGCGTGGGTTCTACACCATCCTTGATGAATTTAATGCCGAGTACCTGCTCCAACGGCGGGCGGCACTCAATGATTTACGTCGCCTCCCACAACCCACTGCATTGATCGGTGGGAGCTACTCGTTGATTCAGTGGCTCAAGTTGGCCGTTTTCGAGCGACGTGTGTTAGAAACTGCTCAGCGCGTGTTAGTTGTTTCGCCTGAAGATGCAGCAGCGTTGCGCCGACTCGTCCCTCGTGCGCGGTTGGAGTTAGTGCCGAATGGCGTTGACTGTTCGCATTTTGTCCCGCCTACCACACCACCACCGCCGAGCCACGATCTCGTGTTTATCGGTACCCTCGACTATCGGCCCAACGTCGATGCGGTGCTTTGGTTTGCCCACGAAGTGCTTCCCTTAATCCGGGCACAACTTCCAGACATGCGCTTGCGTCTGATCGGACGCCGACCCCATCGCGCATTAGCAGCGCTGCACGATGATGAAACGGTGATCGTTACCGGCGAAGTGGCCGATACCCGTCCCGCGTTGACGCGTGCCGCTGCCGTCGTTATTCCGATGCGCATTGGGGGCGGTTCGCGCTTGAAGTTGCTCGAAGCATTGGCGATGGCTGCACCGGTGGTGTGTACAACGATGGGCGCTGAAGGTATTCCCGGTTTGTGTGATGGCGAACATCTGTTGCTCGCCGATACGCCACAGGCAATGGCGCACGCTGTGCTGCGGTTGGTGACCGACCGTTCATTGGCTTGGCAGCTTGGTCAGGCCGGACGTGCGTTTGTCTGTGCGCATTACGATTGGTCGCAGATTGTGCCACGTTTGATCGCGGTACTGGCCGACTGA
- a CDS encoding electron transfer flavoprotein subunit beta/FixA family protein — protein MHIVVCLKQVPRDNSVKIRPDLTIDAEGIEKIINLFDEYALEEGIRWNEQHGGKVTALSIGTTEWVEQLRRALAMGATDALLLSDLTFMNLDTIASARVAAAAIRKLGDVDLVITGRNSTDDESGAFAPALARLLGWPQLTYVGKVLELQPGGTIKVERHLESVIETVACRLPAVMSVVKDINEPRYPSLLKIKRVAKVEPPVWTAADLGLNAADITPVAQLTARVPPPPRPKGEIIDGPDAAMKVRKLVDKLMEYQVI, from the coding sequence ATGCACATCGTTGTGTGTCTGAAACAGGTCCCTCGCGACAATTCGGTTAAGATCCGACCGGATCTGACGATTGATGCCGAGGGGATCGAGAAGATCATCAACCTCTTTGACGAATATGCGCTCGAAGAGGGCATCCGCTGGAACGAACAGCACGGCGGCAAGGTAACCGCTTTATCAATTGGGACTACCGAATGGGTTGAGCAATTGCGGCGGGCGTTAGCAATGGGCGCCACCGATGCGCTGTTGCTCAGTGACCTGACGTTTATGAACCTCGATACCATCGCTTCTGCACGTGTTGCGGCGGCAGCGATCCGTAAGTTGGGCGATGTCGATCTCGTCATCACCGGCCGTAATAGCACCGACGACGAAAGTGGTGCGTTTGCGCCTGCGCTGGCGCGTTTGTTAGGCTGGCCGCAGTTGACCTACGTCGGTAAGGTGCTCGAACTCCAGCCGGGTGGCACGATCAAGGTGGAACGCCATCTCGAAAGTGTGATCGAGACGGTTGCTTGTCGCTTGCCGGCAGTCATGTCGGTGGTAAAAGACATCAATGAGCCACGCTATCCTTCGCTACTCAAGATCAAGCGGGTGGCCAAAGTCGAGCCACCGGTTTGGACGGCCGCCGATCTAGGGTTGAATGCTGCCGATATAACACCGGTAGCGCAACTGACGGCACGGGTACCGCCGCCACCGCGCCCGAAAGGTGAGATCATTGATGGTCCTGATGCCGCTATGAAGGTGCGCAAGTTGGTCGATAAGCTGATGGAGTATCAGGTGATTTAA
- the argG gene encoding argininosuccinate synthase → MAKILQHLPVGEKIGIAFSGGLDTSAAIHWMRAKGAIPYAYTANLGQPDEPDYEDIPRRALLYGAEAARLIDCRHQLVAEGLAALQCGAFHISTAGLPYFNTTPLGRAVTGTMLVAAMREDGVNIWGDGSTYKGNDIERFYRYGLLVNPDLRIYKPWLDQAFIDELGGRAEMSAYLSRAGLEYRMPAEKAYSTDSNILGATHEAKDLEFLDRNITIVNPIMGVAFWRPEVPIEYEEVRITFEEGFPVAINGTTFRDHVELMLEANRIGGRHGLGMSDQIENRIIEAKSRGIYEAPGMALLFIAYERLVTGIHNEDTIDQYREYGRKLGRLLYAGRWFDPQAMMIRESLQRWVARLITGEVTIGLRRGNDYSILDTSSPNLTYDPSRLTMEKGEASFTPQDRIGQLHMRNNDIADTRKKLLVYLRTGLLGESGVLPQLTPPSDESTTAQE, encoded by the coding sequence ATGGCAAAAATCTTGCAGCATCTACCGGTCGGTGAGAAGATCGGGATCGCGTTTTCCGGCGGTCTCGACACCAGTGCCGCCATTCACTGGATGCGGGCAAAAGGTGCAATTCCCTACGCTTACACCGCAAATCTCGGCCAGCCCGACGAACCTGACTATGAAGATATTCCACGGCGGGCATTGCTGTATGGCGCCGAGGCAGCACGATTGATCGACTGCCGTCACCAACTCGTTGCCGAAGGGTTGGCAGCACTCCAATGTGGAGCCTTCCATATCTCGACCGCCGGTCTGCCGTACTTTAACACCACCCCCCTCGGTCGTGCCGTTACCGGAACAATGCTGGTTGCGGCAATGCGTGAAGATGGCGTCAATATTTGGGGTGATGGTAGCACTTACAAAGGAAATGACATCGAACGTTTCTACCGTTATGGGCTGCTCGTCAACCCCGATCTGCGCATCTATAAACCGTGGCTCGATCAGGCGTTTATTGATGAGCTGGGTGGGCGCGCCGAGATGTCGGCGTACTTGAGCCGAGCCGGACTAGAGTATCGTATGCCGGCCGAAAAGGCGTACTCAACCGACTCGAACATTCTCGGTGCTACTCACGAAGCGAAGGACCTCGAGTTTCTCGATCGCAATATCACGATTGTCAATCCGATTATGGGCGTCGCGTTTTGGCGACCAGAGGTGCCGATCGAGTACGAAGAGGTGCGGATCACCTTTGAAGAAGGGTTTCCGGTCGCAATTAACGGGACGACCTTCCGCGATCACGTTGAGTTGATGCTTGAAGCCAACCGGATCGGTGGCCGACACGGCCTGGGAATGAGTGATCAGATCGAAAACCGGATTATCGAAGCGAAGAGCCGTGGTATCTATGAAGCACCGGGAATGGCACTGCTCTTTATCGCTTACGAACGGCTGGTTACCGGCATTCATAATGAAGATACTATCGACCAATACCGTGAGTACGGACGCAAATTGGGACGGTTGCTGTATGCCGGACGTTGGTTTGACCCCCAGGCGATGATGATCCGGGAGTCGCTGCAACGTTGGGTGGCCCGCCTCATTACCGGTGAGGTGACCATCGGTTTGCGACGAGGCAACGATTACTCGATCCTCGATACAAGCTCACCGAATTTGACGTATGATCCGAGCCGGTTAACAATGGAGAAGGGGGAAGCCAGTTTTACCCCCCAAGATCGGATCGGTCAATTGCATATGCGCAATAACGATATTGCCGATACACGTAAGAAGTTGTTGGTGTACTTGCGCACCGGCTTACTCGGCGAGAGTGGCGTGTTGCCCCAGCTCACCCCACCGAGTGATGAGAGCACGACGGCGCAAGAGTAA
- a CDS encoding STAS domain-containing protein, with protein sequence MDLRVRLLVSLSPLLVALAIIGGVALYSQQRVAAAVAAVDRSARNLVEVAQGESLILLEQYYVSEIINGHQASRGELERIRPEVQRFFGNYASVHEGFVELELVARVETMIAQHDAALTFLERGDRQRALERISSVDYHRNIRAIHSLAVGAQREYEAQYLARIAALEQIINEGFWLAATIVSVSIAIALGLAVSLIWQVGKSVDRLTFDAEQLAKSDTYGVLSQISPINQLQRLRDAFQHLIDANYRRQQQLTAALQAQQAQLEREVQLQATIRALSLPVTALGPQTIFLPLVGYLDAERSAQLEQTVLNAIQQRRARAVVIDVHGLAAVDESTMQSLMRVGRGAQLLGATAILVGVRPKQALAFTELPTGLFRYARDIPSALSLVS encoded by the coding sequence ATGGATCTACGTGTACGCCTTCTCGTCTCACTCTCTCCTCTGCTGGTGGCGTTAGCGATTATTGGCGGAGTTGCCCTTTACTCTCAGCAACGGGTGGCTGCTGCAGTTGCCGCGGTTGATCGAAGTGCTCGCAATCTCGTTGAAGTGGCACAAGGTGAGTCGCTCATCTTACTCGAACAATACTATGTGAGCGAGATCATCAACGGTCATCAAGCGAGTCGGGGTGAGCTAGAGCGGATTCGCCCGGAAGTACAACGGTTTTTTGGGAACTATGCCTCAGTCCATGAAGGTTTTGTTGAACTTGAACTTGTAGCGCGTGTTGAAACGATGATTGCTCAGCACGATGCCGCCCTGACATTCCTCGAACGTGGTGATCGTCAGCGGGCGCTAGAGCGGATTAGTAGTGTTGATTATCACCGTAATATTCGCGCCATTCATAGTTTGGCAGTCGGGGCACAGCGTGAATATGAAGCGCAGTATCTCGCGCGGATTGCTGCCCTTGAGCAAATTATTAATGAGGGTTTCTGGCTTGCGGCTACCATTGTCAGTGTATCAATCGCAATTGCCCTTGGCCTGGCCGTTTCGCTCATCTGGCAGGTAGGGAAGAGCGTTGATCGCCTCACGTTCGATGCCGAACAATTGGCGAAATCTGACACCTATGGTGTACTTAGCCAAATCAGTCCGATCAACCAGCTCCAACGGTTGCGCGATGCGTTTCAGCATCTGATCGACGCCAATTACCGGCGCCAACAACAATTAACCGCTGCATTGCAGGCACAGCAAGCGCAGCTCGAACGCGAAGTGCAATTGCAGGCGACCATCCGGGCCTTGAGCTTACCGGTCACGGCGCTTGGCCCACAGACAATCTTTTTACCGCTCGTTGGGTATCTTGATGCCGAACGGAGTGCTCAGCTTGAGCAGACGGTCCTTAATGCAATTCAGCAACGACGAGCACGCGCGGTGGTGATCGATGTTCATGGGTTAGCAGCAGTTGACGAATCAACAATGCAGAGTCTCATGAGAGTAGGACGCGGTGCTCAATTATTGGGAGCGACCGCTATTCTCGTTGGTGTTCGCCCAAAACAGGCGCTTGCTTTCACCGAATTACCCACCGGTTTGTTTCGGTATGCCCGTGATATTCCCTCGGCCCTGAGTCTCGTGAGCTAA
- a CDS encoding EI24 domain-containing protein: MRRLFIGFSYPWRALHLLIGQPRWWRYIAVPIGLNLLVGVVLYTTLMLAGFHAIDTLVADWPDWIAWVLRGVLVVALFIGLGYLMVRFGVVLGSPFYSRLSELLEEQLRGVTLTAPQATPAQLVRDLGRALLFEVKKLLLMVTVGLLALLLNVLPGIGSVLATMIGIALGVTIACLDFFDPPLERRRLTFRAKLGFIRRYLPASAGFGLICLGLVSIPLLNLLAVPICITAGTLFYCDVATTESATSEHD; the protein is encoded by the coding sequence ATGCGAAGGTTGTTCATCGGGTTTAGCTATCCTTGGCGTGCCCTTCATCTCCTTATCGGTCAACCGCGATGGTGGCGCTATATTGCCGTTCCGATCGGTCTGAATCTGCTTGTCGGGGTCGTGCTCTATACGACTTTGATGCTGGCCGGGTTTCACGCTATCGATACACTTGTCGCCGATTGGCCGGATTGGATTGCATGGGTGTTACGTGGTGTATTGGTAGTCGCTCTCTTCATCGGGTTGGGTTATCTGATGGTGCGTTTTGGTGTTGTGCTCGGTTCGCCTTTTTACAGTCGGCTTTCTGAATTACTCGAAGAACAACTGCGAGGTGTCACGCTTACCGCACCCCAAGCGACGCCCGCTCAGCTCGTTCGTGATCTAGGACGCGCTTTGCTGTTTGAAGTAAAAAAGCTCCTGCTAATGGTGACAGTCGGTCTCCTGGCACTGTTGCTCAATGTTCTTCCCGGTATCGGCTCGGTGCTGGCTACGATGATCGGCATAGCGCTTGGGGTAACGATTGCTTGTCTTGACTTTTTTGATCCACCACTTGAACGGCGAAGATTAACGTTTCGGGCGAAGCTTGGTTTCATCCGCCGTTATTTGCCGGCCAGTGCCGGATTTGGGTTGATCTGTTTAGGGTTGGTGAGTATTCCGTTGCTCAACTTGCTGGCCGTGCCAATCTGTATTACTGCCGGCACGCTCTTTTACTGCGATGTGGCTACCACCGAATCGGCAACCTCAGAGCATGACTAA
- a CDS encoding C39 family peptidase — MTPHHLLYHWDETAIDRWERAAPLPDDDPYARIALISPALAVSEAIELIPSWAADTSPDGWIEVQLRVQQSGRWSKWYRMAVWSNDGSHRTSFASQHDEYADVATDTLCLVVPGQAVQVRVLLCGLPGADMPQLLDLFLCITTTAPPSVVSVPPALSAIALPLLMSQYDYPDGAGWCSPTAVHMVLAYWYAQLLDPRLAQFADGTTLPHLTVAGIFDPGWNGTGNWSFNTAFAARFGLRAYVTRFDTLEQVGRWTAAGVPVILSLAWEQNQIDDAPARTGGHLTIVRGFTETHALIAEPAGRDRILRAYPQTQLATAWQAKSQGTVYLIYPPDRPRPVPGPADAWI, encoded by the coding sequence ATGACTCCCCATCATCTGCTCTACCACTGGGATGAAACCGCAATAGATCGTTGGGAACGCGCTGCCCCTCTTCCTGATGATGACCCCTATGCGCGGATTGCGTTGATTAGCCCGGCCCTCGCGGTCAGCGAGGCTATTGAACTGATCCCAAGCTGGGCTGCCGATACATCACCTGATGGTTGGATCGAAGTGCAATTACGTGTGCAACAGTCGGGGCGGTGGAGCAAGTGGTACCGGATGGCAGTGTGGAGTAACGATGGTTCTCACCGGACAAGTTTCGCGTCGCAGCACGATGAGTATGCTGATGTGGCAACCGATACCTTGTGCCTGGTTGTGCCGGGACAAGCAGTGCAAGTCCGGGTGTTGCTCTGCGGTTTGCCCGGTGCTGATATGCCGCAATTGCTCGACCTGTTTCTTTGCATAACCACGACGGCGCCACCCAGTGTGGTATCGGTACCACCGGCGTTATCGGCTATTGCACTGCCGCTCTTGATGAGCCAATATGACTACCCCGATGGTGCAGGCTGGTGTAGTCCGACGGCTGTTCACATGGTGTTGGCCTATTGGTATGCACAATTGCTCGATCCACGTCTCGCTCAGTTTGCCGATGGGACGACATTGCCCCATCTGACCGTAGCCGGTATATTCGATCCGGGATGGAACGGTACCGGCAATTGGTCGTTCAATACCGCATTTGCGGCGCGCTTTGGCCTGCGTGCCTACGTCACACGCTTCGATACACTTGAGCAAGTAGGACGCTGGACGGCAGCCGGTGTACCGGTGATTTTGAGCTTGGCGTGGGAGCAGAATCAAATCGATGATGCTCCGGCACGAACCGGTGGGCATTTGACCATAGTGCGTGGTTTTACCGAAACCCATGCTTTAATTGCTGAGCCGGCTGGGCGGGATCGTATCTTGCGTGCGTATCCGCAAACTCAGCTCGCAACGGCGTGGCAAGCCAAGTCACAAGGTACGGTATACCTGATCTATCCACCTGACCGGCCGAGACCTGTTCCCGGACCCGCCGATGCATGGATCTGA
- a CDS encoding PQQ-dependent sugar dehydrogenase — MKRIPTILMVFIAIALLTIAWSQSAQNLFLPLISRLPVIPPADEVANRLQVAEGYAVRLYVSGLNRPRLMAIGPDGALYVAERGTNRIVRLVDGHSDGYADTPQPVAINLTGVHSLEWYAGDLYAAGNATVWRLRDVNGDRQWSTDEIVALVMDLPSDGGHSTRTARIGPDGMLYVSVGSKCNITVNCSEGDPRRAAILRYTLDGDIPADNPFADDPDPRRRAVWAEGLRNSVDFIFLPDGRLWATHNGSDGLGNDLPPEEVVIEVERGKHYGWPYCYTAELGPVPRNTQEVRDTRIPLDTTFTGCEQATPALFTDVAHSAPLGIDRLANGDVLIAYHGSWNADETPRDCRVQRIRVTDGQPVSAEPFLTGFRNNPQQECGGAWGRPAGVTIAPDGSIFVSDDKNGNIYRIVPVGS; from the coding sequence ATGAAGCGGATCCCGACGATCCTCATGGTGTTCATAGCAATCGCACTCCTCACCATTGCCTGGTCTCAGTCTGCACAGAATCTTTTTTTACCGCTGATCAGCCGTCTACCGGTTATTCCACCGGCAGACGAAGTGGCAAACCGCCTCCAAGTGGCCGAAGGTTATGCCGTCCGTTTATATGTAAGTGGGCTTAATCGACCGCGCCTGATGGCAATAGGACCTGATGGCGCACTGTATGTTGCCGAGCGGGGTACGAACCGGATAGTACGACTGGTTGATGGACATAGTGATGGATATGCCGACACGCCACAACCGGTTGCGATCAATCTGACAGGGGTACATAGTCTCGAATGGTACGCGGGTGATTTGTACGCTGCGGGTAATGCAACGGTTTGGCGGTTACGTGATGTGAACGGTGATAGACAATGGAGTACCGATGAAATCGTCGCATTAGTGATGGATTTACCCAGCGATGGGGGACACTCAACCCGCACTGCACGGATCGGGCCGGATGGGATGCTCTACGTATCGGTCGGCTCAAAGTGTAATATCACCGTCAACTGTAGCGAAGGCGACCCTCGCCGGGCCGCTATCCTTCGTTATACACTCGATGGAGATATTCCCGCCGACAATCCCTTCGCCGATGACCCTGATCCGCGTCGCCGCGCAGTGTGGGCTGAAGGGTTGCGCAACAGTGTTGATTTTATCTTCTTGCCAGACGGTCGGCTATGGGCTACCCACAACGGTAGCGATGGTTTGGGCAATGATCTGCCACCGGAAGAGGTGGTAATCGAGGTTGAACGTGGCAAGCACTACGGCTGGCCCTACTGCTACACCGCCGAGCTGGGGCCGGTGCCGCGCAACACACAAGAGGTACGTGACACCCGGATTCCGCTCGATACAACGTTTACCGGCTGCGAACAAGCAACGCCGGCACTTTTCACCGATGTAGCTCACTCTGCGCCACTGGGAATTGATCGGTTGGCGAATGGCGATGTGTTGATCGCCTACCATGGCTCGTGGAATGCTGATGAAACACCGCGCGACTGCCGCGTGCAACGGATTCGCGTCACCGATGGACAGCCAGTCTCGGCAGAGCCGTTCTTGACCGGCTTCCGCAATAATCCCCAACAAGAATGTGGCGGTGCATGGGGCCGACCGGCAGGAGTCACGATTGCACCAGACGGATCGATCTTTGTTTCCGATGATAAAAACGGGAATATTTATCGGATCGTACCGGTCGGTAGTTAG
- a CDS encoding nickel pincer cofactor-dependent isomerase, group 22, protein MQITLNIESIRADTPLPSLFRVRQRWQTTPIADVTATVRSELDRLGLAAQIRPGMRIAVTAGSRGITNIVPITAAAVGWLRDHGAEPFIVPAMGSHGGATAAGQVALLASLGITEASVGCPIRATMEVVELGTIADGTPVYMDRFAFEADGVLVINRIKTHTSFKAPIESGLAKMCAVGLGKRQGAEIVHRTAVYGLKEQIVPMARLIVERGKVLAGLAILEDARDQTAAIVALPPAEIGGPGEAALLVRSKEMMARLPFDRLDVLVVDRIGKNISGTGMDTNVIGRLPIPGEPPPERPVINVIVVLDLTPETHGNANGIGLADITTARLAAKIDFHATYVNVLTAGLVGLCKGGLPITLPTERDAVAMAVKTCGQPDPMSVRLVRIPDTLHLEELLVSEALLAEVHANPDLELLGPAEWILDTTGE, encoded by the coding sequence ATGCAGATCACACTCAATATCGAATCTATTCGCGCTGATACGCCACTTCCTTCGCTCTTTCGCGTCCGCCAACGCTGGCAGACGACACCCATCGCCGATGTGACCGCTACCGTCCGCAGCGAACTTGATCGGCTCGGTTTGGCAGCACAGATTCGGCCCGGTATGCGTATTGCTGTCACCGCCGGCAGCCGGGGAATTACCAATATTGTGCCGATCACGGCGGCGGCGGTGGGCTGGCTGCGTGATCACGGCGCCGAGCCGTTTATTGTGCCGGCAATGGGGAGTCATGGCGGTGCCACTGCTGCCGGGCAGGTGGCTCTATTGGCGTCGCTGGGTATTACCGAAGCTTCCGTGGGTTGTCCGATCCGGGCAACGATGGAAGTGGTTGAGTTAGGCACCATCGCCGATGGCACACCGGTCTATATGGATCGCTTTGCGTTCGAGGCGGATGGGGTACTGGTGATCAACCGCATCAAGACCCATACCTCGTTCAAAGCGCCGATTGAGAGTGGGCTGGCAAAAATGTGCGCGGTGGGGTTGGGAAAGCGTCAAGGAGCCGAAATCGTGCATCGCACGGCTGTCTACGGTTTGAAAGAGCAGATCGTCCCCATGGCGCGGTTGATCGTCGAGCGTGGGAAGGTGCTGGCCGGGCTGGCAATCCTCGAAGATGCCCGCGATCAGACGGCGGCAATTGTGGCCCTTCCACCGGCAGAGATTGGCGGTCCCGGTGAAGCGGCGCTGCTTGTGCGTAGCAAAGAGATGATGGCGCGTTTGCCGTTTGACCGGCTGGATGTGTTGGTGGTTGATCGGATCGGCAAAAATATCAGTGGTACCGGTATGGATACGAACGTGATCGGACGTTTGCCGATCCCCGGTGAGCCGCCGCCTGAACGGCCGGTGATTAACGTCATTGTTGTTCTCGATCTTACCCCGGAAACCCACGGGAACGCCAATGGCATAGGCTTGGCCGATATTACGACCGCGCGCCTTGCCGCAAAGATCGATTTTCACGCGACCTATGTGAATGTTTTGACTGCCGGGCTGGTTGGCCTTTGCAAGGGTGGTTTGCCGATTACCCTGCCCACCGAGCGCGATGCAGTAGCAATGGCGGTCAAGACGTGCGGTCAACCTGATCCGATGTCCGTGCGCTTAGTACGCATTCCCGATACTCTACATCTGGAAGAGTTGCTGGTAAGCGAGGCATTGTTGGCGGAAGTACATGCTAACCCCGACCTCGAGTTGCTCGGACCGGCTGAATGGATCCTCGACACAACGGGAGAATAA